Proteins co-encoded in one Megalops cyprinoides isolate fMegCyp1 chromosome 1, fMegCyp1.pri, whole genome shotgun sequence genomic window:
- the LOC118785572 gene encoding microfibril-associated glycoprotein 4-like codes for MFVHVLLLFLLLPVAILSLPVKKFQPMDCEDVYYNGSTQSGVYTIFPAGQPTPVQVYCDMDCKENNGRWTVIQRRMDGSVNFYRPWEQYKNGFGNVSGEYWLGLENIFLLTWAKKYELRVDMEDFDEGKVHAQYSSFSIDPEPEDYTLHVGDYIDGGAGDALRYHNGRRFSTIDKNPTGYYSYYHYGYRYGYCAERLHGGFWFGSCGNANPNGLYMWGRTRYYDLGVMWQNWKSSYSLKSITMKIRPLSLNDVEDSRDLVTVFP; via the exons tgctcctcttcctgctgcttcctgtggcAATACTCTCACTTCCTGTGAAGAAGTTTCAGCCAATGGACTGTGAGGATGTCTACTACAACGGCTCTACACAGAGTGGGGTGTACACCATCTTCCCTGCTGGACAGCCTACTCCTGTCCAGGTCTACTGTGACATGGACTGTAAGGAGAATAATGGAAGGTGGACA gtgaTTCAGAGGAGGATGGATGGCTCTGTGAACTTCTACAGACCCTGGGAGCAGTACAAGAATGGCTTTGGGAATGTATCTGGAGAGTACTGGCTGG gcctgGAGAACATCTTCCTTCTCACCTGGGCAAAGAAATATGAGCTGAGGGTGGACATGGAGGACTTTGATGAGGGGAAGGTCCACGCCCAGTACTCCTCCTTCTCTATCGATCCTGAGCCCGAGGACTACACGCTGCATGTTGGTGACTACATTgatggaggagcag gaGATGCTCTGAGGTATCACAACGGACGCAGGTTTTCCACCATCGACAAGAACCCGACCGGGTATTATTCTTATTATCATTACGGTTACAGATACGGTTATTGTGCTGAAAGACTACATGGAGGATTCTGGTTTGGCAGCTGTGGCAATGCAAACCCCAATGGCTTGTACATGTGGGGGCGCACAAGATACTATGACCTTGGCGTCATGTGGCAAAACTGGAAGAGTTCCTACTCCCTGAAGTCCATCACCATGAAGATCAGACCCTTGTCTCTGAATGATGTGGAGGATTCCAGGGATCTGGTCACTGTTTTCCCATAG
- the LOC118785644 gene encoding microfibril-associated glycoprotein 4-like, giving the protein MMVPVLLFLLLPVGILSLSARFEPMDCEDVYLNGSTQSGVYTIFPAGQPTPVQVFCDMDCKESENGGRWTVIQRRMDGSVNFYRPWEQYRNGFGNVSGEYWLGLENIFLLTWAKKYELRVDMEDFDEGKVHAQYSSFSIDPEPEDYTLHVGDYIDGGAGDALRYHNGRRFSTIDKNPTGYYSYYHYGYRYGYCAERLHGGFWFGSCGNANPNGLYMWGRTRYNDLGVMWQNWKSSYSLKSITMKIRPLSLDDVEE; this is encoded by the exons ATGATG GTCCCAgtgctcctcttcctgctgcttcctgtggggatcctctcactctctgcgAGGTTCGAGCCCATGGACTGTGAGGATGTGTACCTCAACGGCTCTACACAGAGTGGGGTGTACACCATCTTCCCTGCTGGACAGCCTACTCCTGTCCAGGTCTTCTGTGACATGGACTGTAAGGAGAGTGAGAATGGTGGAAGGTGGACA gtgaTTCAGAGGAGGATGGATGGCTCTGTGAACTTCTACAGACCCTGGGAGCAGTACAGGAACGGCTTTGGGAATGTATCTGGAGAGTACTGGCTGG GCCTGGAGAACATCTTCCTTCTCACCTGGGCAAAGAAGTATGAGCTGAGGGTGGACATGGAGGACTTTGATGAGGGGAAGGTCCACGCCCAGTACTCCTCCTTCTCTATCGATCCTGAGCCCGAGGACTACACGCTGCATGTTGGTGACTACATTGACGGAGGAGCAG GAGATGCTCTGAGGTATCACAACGGACGCAGGTTTTCCACCATCGACAAGAACCCAACTGGGTATTATTCTTATTATCATTACGGTTACAGATACGGTTATTGTGCTGAAAGACTGCATGGAGGATTCTGGTTTGGCAGCTGTGGCAATGCAAACCCCAACGGCTTGTACATGTGGGGGCGCACAAGATACAATGACCTTGGCGTCATGTGGCAAAACTGGAAGAGTTCCTACTCCCTGAAGTCCATCACCATGAAGATCAGACCCTTGTCTCTGGATGATGTGGAGGAGTAG
- the LOC118783608 gene encoding microfibril-associated glycoprotein 4-like encodes MMVPVLLFLLLPVAILSLPVTKYQPMDCEDVYYNGSTQSGVYTIFPAGQHSPVQAYCDMGCKEDSDGGRWTVIQRRMDGSVNFYRPWEQYKSGFGNVSGEYWLGLENIFLLTWAKKYELKVDMEDFVGGQVHARYSTFSIDPESAGYKLHVGGYIDGGSGDSLSYHNDMLFSTFDRDQDTYYYYNCAERYQSGFWFNSCMYTNPNAVYAWGPTYTYETGIQWGTWKSYYSLKTFTMKIRPLSLDEAEE; translated from the exons ATGATG GTCCCAgtgctcctcttcctgctgcttcctgtggcaatactctcacttcctgtgacaAAGTATCAGCCAATGGATTGTGAGGATGTCTACTACAATGGCTCTACACAGAGTGGGGTGTACACCATCTTCCCTGCTGGACAGCATTCTCCTGTCCAGGCCTACTGTGACATGGGCTGTAAGGAAGACAGTGATGGAGGAAGGTGGACA GTGATTCAAAGGAGGATGGATGGCTCTGTGAACTTCTACAGACCCTGGGAGCAGTACAAGAGCGGCTTTGGGAATGTATCTGGAGAGTACTGGCTGG GACTGGAGAACATCTTCCTTCTCACCTGGGCAAAGAAGTATGAGCTGAAGGTGGACATGGAGGACTTTGTGGGGGGGCAAGTCCATGCCCGATACTCCACCTTCTCCATCGATCCCGAGTCAGCTGGGTACAAGCTGCATGTTGGTGGCTACATCGATGGAGGATCAG GTGACAGCTTGAGCTACCACAACGACATGCTCTTTTCCACCTTCGACAGAGACCAGGACACCTACTACTATTACAACTGTGCTGAAAGGTATCAGTCAGGGTTCTGGTTTAACAGCTGCATGTACACAAACCCCAATGCAGTGTATGCATGGGGACCCACGTATACCTATGAGACCGGCATCCAGTGGGGTACATGGAAGAGCTATTACTCCCTGAAGACCTTCACCATGAAGATCAGACCCTTGTCTCTGGATGAGGCGGAGGAGTAG